In the Brettanomyces nanus chromosome 1, complete sequence genome, GCAGAAAGATTCATCACCTTTAGGGCACGATCATCATTAGGCTTATCAAATTCATATTTCTCGCTAAACTTATGGAACCCCCTGCCGTCTACCCTTATGATAATATGGGTTTctggaagaaggagattctCCCTTTCGAAGTTTCTCACATATTCAAATCGTGACTTTGCCATTTTTGGGTGGATAGAACAAAACTATAGTTGAACTCTGAATGCAAAACGCTGGTCTTACTTTgacatatatatataattttttttcactctaAACAGTTCAGATTGCGTTATCTTTTTACaggtatatatatatatgagTAGGTTGGAACTACCCGGATTCTATTATGATGAAACAAGACATCGTTACTTCCGTATAATTCAAGGTGGTGGTGACTCTGGGGTTAGTCAACATCATTACACATCGTCAACAATCCAGCAGAAAAACAGAGAGCAAGAGCTAGTAAAGAAATCGGAGATTCAGATGAATGTGCAATTACCAATAGAAATATTAGCCGAACAGTACTTTGACCACATAGTGGAGTCCGGGATAACAGATATGGAGCTACACTATAAGTACTTGATGTTTTCTAAAGAGTTACCACCAACAGAGGATCGCGCAAGACCCAATTCTGATATCTACTATTTCGGCAGACACTTCAGCCAGAGGGTCAAAATTCAGAGTTTGGGAAACTCTCAGAGAGAGGAATTCCTTCATATTCCCGAACGGTCTTCCGTTGTTGGATTTGTCAAAGCCAATTGCAAATGGTACATCTTTTGTGACAACTACAAGTCGGTTGCTTCAGTGTCAAACTTATCCGATCTTTCTGATCCTCAAGCCACGCCATACTATGAATATAATGCAGACTCTAATTTGGGTTTTGCGGGCCCTTTACCTACAAATGCGATCACATCTCTCAGTCATCCAATGAATGCATTTGTCGGTAGAATCAATCCTTTGGTGGCCACCACTCGCAATGGACAAGTTTTTTCAAGCCGTCTACTCTGGACCCGGAATAACTGGACGTTGATAACTCAAGATGATGCTGTTAGTTCACACCCGATAAGTTTTGTACCCCTTCATTCCTTTTTAATTTGTGTGAAGAATAAGCATTTCATCTTTCATGTTGTTCAGAAAGGACCCCGATACAGAATTCTCTCTCATTGTGGAGACTCAATGACGGCTGTAAAATCTTTTTCGCATGAACCGACCAGCATTGAACAATTGGGAGACAGGCATCTTGTTATTGGGTTTAGCAATGGCGACGTCACTTTATTCGAGCTGAATAAAGCTCTGCGGGATTCTTCTATCAAGTTAAAGCAAACTCAAATACCAGATCACCTTCATATTGGGGCATCCGTTTGCCATATGGTGGCTATCTACCTCAGTAAAGAGCAAATCTACCTTATTGTTAGTGGATTGAACAATGTTCTCGTTTGTCTTAACGTTTTCATCACTGATGGAAAGATCCTTCTATTCGAAAAAGCGTTCGATTATTTTGAATACTTCAATGCATACAACACTGGACCCAACATCAAAACGTTTGATGAGGGTCAACCCTTTTTTGTGGTCCAATCGTATGAAAATGACGAAGTCAATCTAAAGCTCTATTATCTTTTCTACCAGAGACCTCTTGATTGGGGACCTCATAATGAGGGATTCAACTTGGGTCCAACAACTGACAACCCTGCCTATTACAGATACATCGTAGATTGTTATCATTTAATAGTTTTGAATTGCCGACATAAACTTCTTACATCCTACTGCATTAGTGAAGCTGATTCTACAGATATATAATCTAGTTACATCCTATCGCCATTTTCGCTTGACGACTCTCTCTAAATCTCTAAATCTCTAAATctttaaaaattttcagataatttttttttcagttAATTTTTTAATCTACCGAAACTTGAGGTAAAAATTTGACCAGACCTACCTTTGTTAAAGACATTATTCAACACTTGTTCGACTTCTATCGATATGTCAAAGGCCAAATTCAGAACACTTGAGCAAGTGGATCGATTTAAAAATCCTTCCAAAGATAAATCAGCGTTCCCTCTTTTGTATGAGGCCGTGAAACCTCATATTGGCTCGTTCAATGCACTTACAGAGGGACCTCAAGGAGGTTTACTTAACCTAGCTGTCAAGGATATCGGTACCAAAACGATTTTTGACTCCACTAATCCCGATTTTTTGGGAAACAGGTTGGATATTCGTGTTGATTCCGTTCAGATCGCCAAACCTACCGTTCCCTCTTCAGATAAGTTATCACTCGTGAGAACTATTTACCCATCCGAATGCCGTGAGAGACTTAACTCCTATCGCGGTCGTCTTTTGTTAAAGGTTACCTATATTGCCAATAATGGTAAAGAAGTCAGCCAAGTGAAAGAGGCTGGCTTGCTTCCTGTAATGATTCGATCCAACAGATGTAATTTGGAAGGTATGTCACCGGAAGATTTGGTTCAGCACCGtgaagaaagtgatgaaTTCGGTGGCTACTTTATCGTCAATGGAATTGAGAAGATCATTCGTATGTTGATTATGCCACGTAGAAATTATCCGATGTCTGTTATCCGTTCCTCCTTTAGTAATAGAGGTGCGTCCTATTCACATTTTGGTGTCCAGATCAGAAGCGTTAGACCAGATCAGACTTCTGTGACTAATGTCTTGCATTATTTAAACGACGGTAATGTTACACTTCGTTTCTCTTGGAGAAAAAACGAATACTTGGTTCCTGTTGTCATGATTTTGCGTGCTCTTATAGAGGCCAATGATCGTGAAATTTTCGATGGTATTGTTGGTTCCGATACTTCAAATTCCTTCTTGACTGATCGTTTGGAGTTACTTCTTAGAACTTACAAGCATTACAAGTTGAATTCTCAAAAAGAGGCTCTTGCATATCTTGGTAATAAATTCAGAGTTGTGTTCTCTGCTAGCGATGACCGTACTGATGCTGACGTTGGTAGAGAGGTTATCAAAAGAGCCATTTTGGTTCATTTGTCAAACAATCAGGATAAATTCAGAATGCTTCTATTCATGATCCGTAAACTTTATTCTCTTGTTGCTGGCGACTGCGTTGAAGATAATCCTGATTCGACCCAGAACCATGagattcttcttggtgGCTTCCTTTATGGAATGATTattaaagagaaaattgatgaGTACTTGCAAAATATATGCGCTCAAATAAGGGCCGATATAAACAGGGGATTTGATGTCGACTTTGAAGACCCTAAATACATGAGTCGTGTATTCACGAGGACTAATGCTAATATTGGTCAGAAGTTGCAGTATTTCCTCTCTACTGGTAACTTGGTTTCTCAAACTGGTTTAGATTTACAGCAAGTTAGTGGTTATACAGTTGTTGCCGAAAAGATTAACTTTCATCGTTTTTTGGCTCATTTCCGAATGGTGCACCgtggttctttctttgctgctttgaagactaCCGCCGTGCGTAAATTGCTTCCCGAGTCTTGGGGGTTCCTTTGTCCAGTGCATACGCCTGATGGATCTCCGTGTGGTTTGTTGAACCATTTGGCTTACAAGTGTAAAGTTACCACGGAGCAATTGGATACTTCCAAGGTCTGTCAAGCGTTGTACAAGCTTGGAGTTTCTGAAACTGCATCTGCTGTAGCAATTTCTGGACCTAATGTTTGTTGTGTGCAATTAGATGGCCGTATTATTGGATGGTGTTCTCATAAACAGGGTAAGATTGTTGCTGATACCCTTCGTTTCTGGAAAGTAGAATCATCAGACCATTGCATTCCTCTGGAACTTGAAATTGGCTATGTGCCACCTTCTCAAAGTGGCCAGTATCCAGGATTGTATATCTTTGGAGGCCGTTCCAGAATGGTGAGACCAGTGAGGTACATCCCACTAAATAAAGAGGATATGGTGGGTCCATTTGAGCAAGTCTACATGAATATTGCGGTTGAACCAAACGAGATTGAGAGCAACGTTCACACTCATGTCGAGTTCTCTCCAACATATGTCTTATCCACTCTTGCCAATTTGACACCATTTTCAGACTTTAACCAGTCCCCTAGAAACATGTATCAATGTCAAATGGGCAAGCAGACCATGGGAACTCCAGGTGTCGCTTTAGTTCACCGTTCCGATAACAAACTTTATAGGTTACAATCCGGTCAGTCGCCTATTGTCAAGGCTGGCTTATATGATGACTTTGGCATGGATAATTTTCCTAATGGTACCAATGCTGTCGTTGCTGTCATTGCCTACACGGGTTATGATATGGATGATGCGATGATTTTAAATAAATCCACTGAGGAAAGGGGATTTGCATATGGTTCTATGTACAAGACGGAGAAGATCGATTTAGGAAGGGACCGTAATAGGGGAGACCCAGTCACACAGCATTACGGCTTTGGTGACGATGCATGGCCAGAAGAATGGagagagaagttggatgCGGATGGCTTACCATACGTTGGCACCTATATGGAAGAATCTGACCCTATTTGTGCATATTACGATGATATCCTTGGAAGGACTGAGATCAAAAAATATCACAGTTCCGAACCTGGCTACGTTGATGAAGTGAAGCTGATAGGTAATGAGAATGCCAATGCAGAGTGTCAAATCATGACTATCAAGTTCAGACTCCGCAGAGCCCCTATTATTGGTGATAAATTTTCTTCCAGACACGGACAGAAAGGTGTCTGCTCCAGAAAATGGCCACAAATCGATATGCCATTCACAGAATCTGGTATGCAGCCAGATGTCATCATTAATCCTCATGCTTTCCCCTCGAGAATGACCATTGGTATGTTTGTAGAATCTATGGCCGGAAAGGCCGGTGCTCTACATGGCATTGCCCAGGATGCAACACCTTGGCAGTTTGGTGAAAACGACACTCCTTTGGCATACTTCGGAGAtcaattggccaaatcGGGATACAATTATTACGGGAATGAGCCTATGTATTCAGGTGTTACTGGTGAAGAGCTTAGGGCTGACATCTATATTGGTGTTGTCTACTATCAGCGTTTGCGTCATATGGTTAACGATAAATTCCAAGTTAGATCCACCGGTCCAGTCAACTCACTTACTATGCAACCAGTAAAGGGCAGAAAGAGGCACGGAGGAATTAGAATTGGTGAGATGGAGAGAGATGCATTGATTGGACATGGTACCTCTTTCTTGCTTCAGGATCGTTTGTTGAACTGTTCCGATTACACTCAATCTGCTATATGCAGAGAATGTGGTTCGATTCTTTCCACTCAGATGTCTGTTTCACGTATCGGTACTGCTGCTGGATTTAGATGTAGACGTTGCGCTCAAAAAGTGGACTCTTCCTCGGTAATTAAGGACAATGAGTTAGATGTGTGGGAAGATGGACAAGGTAACAAGTTTGTTGGTGGTCATGATACGACTACGGTAGGTATTCCGTTCGTGCTCAAATACTTGGACTCCGAACTTAATGCTATGGGTATTAGAATGAAGTATAATGTTGAGCCTAAATAAGGGCTATTCATAACTTTGCCTGCCGATTGTACTATAATATAGACTTATATCCGAATAATAATTGCTTGCGTCTCTGCACGCTTTGAATTctgtctttctctttttcagGGGAAATGTTTTGATCTCGAATTTAATTTCCTATTCTGTCAACAGTCTGGCATATAAACGTTCATCTCCTCACAGTCTGATCGGGCTTTTTTCTTGTTATCAGTTTCTgatattattattattgaCGATGCCTTCATTTATAGATGAACTGCCGCCTCTTCCTGATGGTTATCATATTCGAAAAATATGTTCCGATGACTATGGTAGAGGTGCGTTAGAAGTCCTCAAAGCTCTCACCACTGTGGGTGAAATAACTAATAAGGAATTTGAGCACACCATAGAAACGTGGGCCAGGCACCCGGAGATATATCATACTTTAGTGATATTGGATTTAAGCGAAACGGTAGTGGCCATTGGCAGCGTTATAGTGGAGTCGAAATTGATCCACCATTGCGGAAAGGTTGGTCATATAGAGGATATCGCAGTGAGACCAAATCAACAGGGTAAAAAGTTGGGATGTACTCTAATTCGTCATCTTATAAAAATTGCCGGCAGCTTGGACTGTTATAAGGTAATTCTTGATTGCGATCCGGCCAACGAGATGTTCTACGCAAAATGTGGGCTTTCCAAAGCTGGCACAGAGATGCAATTCAGGTTTTAATAGAACATAAAACTCTAACGGTACATAATAAACGTAATACAAAATAAAATGAGACTCCACAATCCAGGGCATAGTATGCCTGTCACACTAGCATACTTTCAATTAGCCTGGAAAATCCTTTATACGTACCATCTGACTTGACCAATCCTTTCAAAGTTTCTGTCAAGTCGAGTACGGCATCGTCTTTCCCATTTTCACTCTCTACGAATACAAAGCATTTCATCTCCGATTGGCAGTCTCCTACAATGGTTTCATTATAGTTTTCGCCCAtaggaaagaagaagtccCAGTGGAACACaatttccttcttctccttagTCAACTCGaacgaggaagaagatctaAGCAAAGCGTACGCTAACAAACGTGTATTTTTACCCTCTGCCTCAACTTTGGTGTATCCATTTATGGATAcggattcttcaaagtattTCGCAAACAAGTCCATCCATAGTTGCGATCTGCACTTGAAAAGGTGAATATAAGAGTTGAGAGCATAGATGAACAGAGATACATCCTTCTGCGCTTCACAGTACTTAATCAATTTCTCTATCTGGTCATATTCCGTAGTGATATTCAAGGATCCAGTTTTGGACAAACTGAGATTCATCACTTTTTCATCTGATTTATCGAAAACAATTTGAACACGGAAACTGGCTAGTCTGATAAAGGATATAGTGAATGACAACGACTGATTAGAGGTTTCAACATCTTTATGTCGTGAAACATCAACAATGTTCATATTAGGATAAAACATTTTGATCAATTTGAGTCTCTTCTCGAAATCAAACGACGGTAAATTTGTATAGTCATTGAGTAGCTGGCAGTGTTCTAAATACTTGTCCATATTGAAGtcttctgatttcttttcatcttctagcTGTGATATTTTATCGAGAAGCTGCTTCTTTAACTCAACAAGCTCTTTCTTAAGGGCAATATACTCATCGTACTCTTCCTCAAATGAAGTATCGTTATCTGAATCATCAGAGCTCCCAGAAGTTTTAGCAGTTATTTTTGGCGAAGAAGTAGGGCTATAATCTGTATTGTGGTCGGAAGCCTGTGCATGTCCCGTTGCACCAGAAGACTCCCGATTTCTAGAAGGAACAAGTGTTTCAGCGAAATCTGGGTCTTCAGTACTTTCAGTACTCTTGGGAGTATCAGGAAGAGCCAGTGGAGGGTTATAAGAAGGAGTGGAGGAATTGGGGCTCTGTAATATATTAGCGGAACCTTCATGGACAATTGTAGGGCTTGCAAGAACGTTTAAAGGAGACTCATCAATCGACCCATTAGAATGATTGGCAGAACTTTTGTCACCCGTGCTTTCTTGAGAATTAGCACCAACCTCGCTTGCTTCAGTAGCCACATGACCATCGGAAGCCTCTGGGAGGATCTGTGGAGTTTCTGAAGTAAACACCTCTTCATCGGAAGAATCCGAACTCACTATAGGAGTGCTTTCTCCGCTTGGCGTCGAGCTAGAAGAAATCTTGGATGATTCCTCATGATATTCATGATGCATTGGTGATATTTTACGATTGGGTTTAGAGATCGCCTTTTCGGAATTGCCTTTGGAACCTTCTTCCGCCGTTCCATTCAACACTTCTGGCACCTCAATCTCAATACTCTTCTCAAGATCTTGCGTACGTGAGGGAATGTTCGCTACCGTGGAGGTCGCTTGAACAGAGCTTTCAGACACTCCATCTAGGGATGTTTCCTGTCGTTCGCCACTCACCTCGGCAAAAAAGTTATCAACAGCACTAGAACTATCTGAATCCGCATCACTAGCTACTCCAGAGCTATCATGGCTGGAGCTTCCAGTACCAGGTACCGGAGAAGCCGGGACTTCAGCTTCCTTTTCGAGAGTACTTGAATCCTCGCCgctcttctccttttcagAACTGTCACTGCCTTCAGTCTCCATAATATATTGATGTAATCCTCTCTTTGTTTTTACAGAACGCGTtgtctcttttctatataATCTTTTGAATTATCCTTACTCGCGTAAGCTCTATCATGGACTTTCAACCAAGcctgaaaaataaaaaaatttagCCTCATCCATCAGACTAACAGTGTTCGTTACTTTCTTGGTTCTACTCCAGTCCTATAATTTTTTCGTTGTCGTCGTCTTTATTTGTTGCGTATCAATCATGGTGTCGACTCCCGAACTAAAAAAATACTTGGGTAAGGAAATAAAGCTCGACTTGAATGGGTCTCGTGTTGTCCAGGGAAGACTGGTTGGATATGATCTTTTCCTCAATATCAATATGGACGACTGTGTGGAATTgattcctttgaagaagaagagaaggcaGGATACCGACGAATCTGGAATAGAGGCTGTGAAGATAGGTCAATGCGTAATACGAGGTAACTCCATAGTTAGTATCCAGCTACTAGCTTAAAGATGATCTTCCCTACGCAAACAGACTTGCATTTCAATGTACATTATCTACCCTCTCCTCTTATTATATATAAACATATATAGATATATCTACGTGGTATAATCGAACACTCATTTaatcatccaacttcttcatagCCTCGTCGATGAAAGAAGTTGCCTCCTTGAAACGCTTGACTCTTTCGTCGtgcttcaactttgaaTCTCTCAGTTTTACCAACTCCATATGATCTATCGATATGTTTATCCTATTCAACTCCTTGAAATAATGCACCTTAAACTCCCCGAAGTCATAAAGCTCGGATTGACTGGACGTTTCATCCACTTTAGCACCCTCCGCCTCGCATATCAACATGTTAGGGTCGATCTTAGAATATCTTTTTAGGTTCCCCTCGGTTATGCGTAGATCCTGAATTTGGTCCATCTTATAATCCAGCAGATCTTTCATGAACAAGGAATACACATTGTTTCTATGCCTTTTCGAAGTGGCATTCTTTGAGTTGCTGTTGATTGCTTTGATTTCACTATTGAGCAGTGACTCAATCTGTGATCTAGAAAGTCGAATTGGCAAACTTATAccattttttcttcttcttttaatGGATTTTTCATAGCTTTCTTCTATAATCTCAAGCTCATATGGATCCGCTGCTCCTGCTTCCACAGATTCAATGCCGGTTCTACGCTTCAATCTGGACTCTATTGACGAAGGCCTAACAGAAacccttcttcttttcccgGCCTCTTCTGTTCCACGGCGCAAATCAGCACTAGCATGCACTTTGAGAGGTTCAGatattttctttgcctCTTTGGCAGCACTTCCACGtgtacttcttctctttggagCAATCGTCAAAGCAGGCTTCGAAAGTACTGTTTTGGCATCAGCTGGCATGGCCTCGGTTGCATTCGACTCCTTTTCCGTTGATGAAACAGCAGTAGTACCACTAGCAACAGTAGAAACAGCAGTAGATGAAGCTGACGATGGAGGAGTTGACAGCTCCACCCTGTGTGAATCTGACGAATACTCCTTTGAAACAAACGTGAGTCTTAAAgctttcatcttctcacCAAACGACTTTTCAGAATCTGTATCCTCATCGTTAAGTACAGGATCTGCCTTCCGATAGCCTCTATCAATATAGTGAAGTTCGGGAACGATACTCCTTGTCTTTCCGAGAATGTATTTGTTGTTTGTAGCAATCTCTTCTGACATTTCAGCATTTGGATTAAACTCTAAAAGTTCTGTGGAAACTCCAGGCTTGTTGAAAGGAtttttctgcatcttctcaCTTTTAAATTCGgtctctttgaagagatataTCAACCACAAAAACCGATCTACCTTATCCTCCGGTCGAACATCCTGCTGAAGCCAGATATCATTAAACAAGGAACCGGAAGAAACTGGATCGTCATTATTCAACTGTTCACGTTCATCTTCACTTAATTCAGCGGGCTCCGGAAAGAAAGCCTTGCAAATTTCAACCTCATGAACgcaaagaaggaaaataagACTAACAATGTTCAAGTTATACTTGTTCCCCAAAGATAAACCAACAACAAATTCTTTGTAACTTTTGGGAATTTCAGTGTTTAGATCATTGATTGACTTAAGAATCGATTTGATACGTGGTGTATCTTGAAGCTGTTTCACTGTAGAGATAGTGTAGCCACTTCCGCCACGGACGGACGCATACGAAGGCAAAGTAGAAGAACGAGTGGAAGAGTTAGTAGCTTTAGCTGAGTTCTCTCCTGTAACTACTATAccgtcttcttcaatcagtCTAAGTTTGATGGCAGACTCGTCGATATTGTAGTATTTTTCAATGATAGGGAGATGTGAGCCGACCTGTAAAGAGGGAATGCAATGATAGGTACGAAATTGAGATTTCATTTCATAATCAAAGTTGACCGTGGTATTCAACCGTCCAATGTTGACCAGCAAACAGATCACGCAGAAATTTAAAGCATAATTAATGTCTAACAGTAATCTGtctttcaagatcttggaGATTTTACTGGACTTCAAAAGTGTAATCAAGTAGAGCTCAAAAAAAGTCAACATCTTACCATCATTCTGACATACGGAACCGTCATCATTGCGAGCCCACTTGAAATGATCAGGCCATTGATATGACACTCCGGCTTCATAATACGGGTTTTTGAAAGCACGCttattgttgaagaatagTCTCATTAGAAACTCAAATTGGATCTCGTGCCTCCAATAAGGCTCACCGTCATCCTTCTTTAGATGCCTGGAACGTGAGTTTATCAGGAGAGTCTGATAGCTTCGATACTCTTTCTGCTCGGCGTCTTTGGAGATATCTTTCAAGAAGGGTTTccgtttcttctttttggtcACATTAACTTCTGGCTGGGATGGAGGGCCCACAAGTAAATCAGATATTTTGGTTCCCTTCTTCGCAGCGGGTATGTTCGTAGGATTTAGAAGGGATGTGAGTGAAGCGGTATGCTTGGAAGCACTAGAACTACCAGAGACCGAGGCATCGTCAGAAATTTCTGCCTTCACGGTATGCTCCTCTGTGTCCTTGTTTGCCTCAATGCTATCGTGAACAGGATCAAATGACATTATCAATCGAagaaaagcagaagaaaatccACAGCTCTTTATGGGGAGGCCTTTTCCtttattcaacttctcatcctcttctttttcttgttgatctgCCTCCTCAACTTGTCCTCTCTCCCCTCTACTTCTCTCTTCACACCGCGAACAGGcataaaaaatttttaaaTCCTCAAACTGCCTACACACCCAATGCTAATTCTCTAATGTGTTGTGTCCCTGTAGGGATTCTCAGTTGTGGctccccccccccccaGTAGAATTTTCCAGGGTAATGTTACTCTTCTtaaattttctttttcttttcctatCCCGGATCAGATGCCGTACCAATTTGCTGCATTAATGCAGCTCTCTCCTGAGTGGCTTTCGCCGTTGGTTTCCCGCTGCTGGTTTTTCCTGGTTGACAGCTTCTCTTATCTTGAAGTTATGTAACAAGCACACCTGGGTGTTTTTTCCCCTTTCCTGCTTTTAGTGTTTTTTCTGATCCTGTCACAGTTTGTCATCTGTCACCTaacatcttcttattgttATTTGAcatcatttctttttttatttcttcctctatttGTTTTCTCGTCTTTTGGTTTTTTGTCTTGTGTTTCCCTGCATTTTCAATGGGAATCGTTTTAATAGATTAACTCTGTGTTCATATAGAAcatttcttcctcatacctttttctttgttcatCAATGTCCCGTGTGTCAAAGACTGTCCGCAAGAAAACTGGTTACTCCCGTAAGGGATGCGAAGACTGCAAGCATGCTCACCTTAAGTGTGATGAAGGCTTACCATCTTGTAAACGTTGCATAAGGCGTCAGAAGAGGTGCGTTTACAATACAAAGTTTGTCGTTGAGGGTGTTGATGATAAAGGATCTTCGCTCAACTTTATTTTGAACCACAACCAGCGTCTTCAGGAGCCGCTGCATCAACCGATGCAAATGCAAATGCGAACGGGACGAGTACAAATGCAACAATCCACGCTTCCACAGATGCAGATGCCTCGTATTGAAGTGATTCAGAATGCTTCCTTGCTACCCCCCACAAACAATCAAAATATAGTGGGTGCAAACTCGTTTCAAATGCAGCCTGCGTACCCTATCAACTCTCAGCCCCATGTTAGAAGTCCGAGAATAAATATGAGGCTGATTGAttctatttcttctaaCCCATCACCTTCACAACAGCAGTTTATACGACCACAGCCACCGCATCAACAACGCTCTATCGATCAGAATAGAGCTTACATTTCTCAGAATCTTCCCCTTGACACTCCTTCACCTAATACTTCTATAAATGCTCGCTCTCTGGACGGTACCAATGTGGATAATCAAAAGGATGGAACGACAACGAATTTGAAGCATATTCTCAATAAGGAGGACGGTTCAATGCACAGTAACCATACAAACGCCAGCACAGTGAGTAGTCAAAATCACTCACAACAATCTCCACTGTCTCAACAGCAGATAGATGACAGCTTTGATGACTCTCTTGAT is a window encoding:
- a CDS encoding uncharacterized protein (BUSCO:EOG09340TLF); this translates as MSFDPVHDSIEANKDTEEHTVKAEISDDASVSGSSSASKHTASLTSLLNPTNIPAAKKGTKISDLLVGPPSQPEVNVTKKKKRKPFLKDISKDAEQKEYRSYQTLLINSRSRHLKKDDGEPYWRHEIQFEFLMRLFFNNKRAFKNPYYEAGVSYQWPDHFKWARNDDGSVCQNDGKMLTFFELYLITLLKSSKISKILKDRLLLDINYALNFCVICLLVNIGRLNTTVNFDYEMKSQFRTYHCIPSLQVGSHLPIIEKYYNIDESAIKLRLIEEDGIVVTGENSAKATNSSTRSSTLPSYASVRGGSGYTISTVKQLQDTPRIKSILKSINDLNTEIPKSYKEFVVGLSLGNKYNLNIVSLIFLLCVHEVEICKAFFPEPAELSEDEREQLNNDDPVSSGSLFNDIWLQQDVRPEDKVDRFLWLIYLFKETEFKSEKMQKNPFNKPGVSTELLEFNPNAEMSEEIATNNKYILGKTRSIVPELHYIDRGYRKADPVLNDEDTDSEKSFGEKMKALRLTFVSKEYSSDSHRVELSTPPSSASSTAVSTVASGTTAVSSTEKESNATEAMPADAKTVLSKPALTIAPKRRSTRGSAAKEAKKISEPLKVHASADLRRGTEEAGKRRRVSVRPSSIESRLKRRTGIESVEAGAADPYELEIIEESYEKSIKRRRKNGISLPIRLSRSQIESLLNSEIKAINSNSKNATSKRHRNNVYSLFMKDLLDYKMDQIQDLRITEGNLKRYSKIDPNMLICEAEGAKVDETSSQSELYDFGEFKVHYFKELNRINISIDHMELVKLRDSKLKHDERVKRFKEATSFIDEAMKKLDD